A region from the Rhodopseudomonas julia genome encodes:
- a CDS encoding N-acyl homoserine lactonase family protein: MTPEPYEVYAVRYAHNPAATAAHNFVGGDPHDVPMPLDYFVWAIKGNGRTFIVDTGFDAAMAEKRKRQFLRSPGEGLKTIGIDPDGIEDVIISHMHYDHCGNYDLFPNARYHLQDAEMAYSTGRCMCHGALKLPFEEEDVVAMVRKVFAGRVKFHDGASEIAPGISVHHVGGHSKGLQVVRVWTRRGWLIVASDASHFYANMNEGRAFPVLHSLAETLEGYDRLWELASDRSNVIPGHDPIILDRYPAPSSGLEGVVVRLDADPKEPAG; the protein is encoded by the coding sequence ATGACACCTGAACCTTATGAGGTTTACGCGGTCCGCTATGCGCACAATCCGGCCGCGACCGCCGCGCACAATTTCGTCGGCGGCGATCCGCATGACGTGCCGATGCCACTCGATTATTTCGTCTGGGCGATCAAGGGCAACGGCCGCACCTTCATCGTCGATACCGGCTTTGATGCGGCGATGGCCGAAAAGCGCAAGCGGCAGTTCCTGCGCTCGCCCGGCGAAGGTCTGAAGACGATCGGCATCGATCCGGACGGGATCGAGGACGTCATCATCTCGCATATGCATTACGACCATTGCGGCAATTACGATCTCTTCCCAAATGCGCGCTACCATCTGCAGGACGCGGAGATGGCCTATTCGACGGGCCGCTGCATGTGCCACGGCGCGCTCAAACTGCCGTTTGAGGAGGAGGACGTGGTGGCGATGGTGCGCAAGGTGTTTGCCGGCCGCGTCAAGTTTCACGACGGCGCTTCTGAGATCGCTCCCGGCATCAGCGTCCACCATGTCGGCGGCCATTCCAAAGGCCTGCAGGTGGTGCGGGTCTGGACTCGGCGCGGCTGGCTCATCGTCGCCTCCGACGCCAGCCATTTCTACGCCAATATGAACGAAGGCCGGGCCTTTCCGGTGTTGCACAGCCTCGCCGAGACGCTCGAAGGCTATGACCGGCTGTGGGAGCTCGCGAGCGATCGCTCGAACGTCATTCCGGGGCACGACCCGATCATCCTCGACCGCTATCCGGCGCCGAGCTCAGGCCTTGAAGGCGTCGTCGTGCGCCTCGATGCCGATCCGAAAGAGCCGGCAGGGTAA
- a CDS encoding ABC transporter ATP-binding protein yields MSDTTPTLLSVEDVHAGYDGSDVLHGVSLNVNAGEFVCVIGANTAGKSTLLRTISRLVPKSRGRITFDGKDLMSLKAHEIPKLGIAHVPEGRHVFPDMTVEENLLLGAYTLRQDPVYKERLEKAFTLFPRLKERRRQWAGTLSGGEQQMVVLGRAMMLNLRLLILDEPSHGLAPIVVDEVHDALVKIHEAGTSILLVEQNTSLALSVASRGYVLESGEIVLAESAKALHDDPKVREAYLGL; encoded by the coding sequence ATGAGCGACACGACACCCACTCTTCTGTCGGTCGAAGATGTGCATGCGGGATACGACGGCTCGGATGTTTTGCACGGCGTCAGCCTCAATGTGAATGCCGGCGAATTCGTCTGCGTCATTGGCGCCAATACGGCGGGCAAGAGCACGCTCCTGCGCACCATCTCGCGGCTCGTGCCAAAGTCGCGCGGGCGTATCACCTTCGACGGCAAGGATTTGATGTCGCTGAAGGCACATGAGATCCCGAAGCTCGGCATCGCCCATGTGCCGGAGGGACGGCATGTCTTTCCGGACATGACGGTGGAGGAGAATCTCCTGCTCGGTGCCTACACGCTGCGCCAGGACCCCGTTTACAAGGAGCGCTTGGAAAAGGCCTTCACGCTCTTTCCGCGCCTCAAGGAGCGGCGGCGGCAATGGGCCGGAACGCTCTCCGGAGGCGAGCAGCAGATGGTCGTCCTTGGCCGCGCCATGATGCTCAATCTGCGCCTCCTCATCCTCGACGAGCCGAGCCACGGTCTCGCGCCGATCGTCGTCGACGAAGTGCACGATGCCCTGGTCAAGATCCACGAAGCCGGGACTTCAATCCTGCTCGTGGAGCAGAACACCTCGCTCGCCCTGTCGGTCGCCTCGCGCGGCTATGTGCTGGAATCGGGCGAGATCGTTCTGGCGGAGTCCGCCAAGGCGCTGCACGACGATCCGAAGGTGCGCGAGGCCTATCTCGGGCTCTGA
- a CDS encoding branched-chain amino acid ABC transporter permease, with product MKWWIVGAVVIVAAAIVPTFLDPTGYAIRVLTLALLFAALGQAWNIVGGLANQISLGHAAFFGLGAYTSTILLINFGLSPWIGMLAGAAIAAVAAYLLSFPTMKLRGHYFALATLAFSEVLRVIAGSWTSVTGGPVGLSVPFSPDSFWLLQFKSTMPYYYIMLGALVVISGVFVWVRHSSLGYRLRALKENPEAAEVVGVNTTQVKITAAVISAALTATLGTLYAQFTYFFDPEAVFGIIPISVRAAIIAILGGAGTVVGPIIGAFLIVPMEEMANVLLSSRGAGLSQLAFGVMLIAIILIEPRGILALITNGVSRLRRRKSS from the coding sequence ATGAAGTGGTGGATTGTGGGCGCGGTGGTCATTGTGGCCGCCGCCATTGTCCCGACGTTCCTCGATCCGACCGGCTATGCGATCCGCGTCCTGACGCTGGCGCTCCTCTTCGCTGCGCTCGGTCAGGCCTGGAACATCGTTGGCGGTCTTGCCAATCAGATTTCGCTCGGTCACGCTGCCTTCTTCGGGCTCGGGGCCTACACCTCAACGATCCTTCTGATCAATTTCGGGCTCTCGCCGTGGATCGGCATGCTGGCGGGCGCGGCAATCGCCGCGGTTGCGGCCTATCTCCTGAGCTTCCCGACGATGAAGTTGCGCGGCCATTATTTCGCGCTTGCGACGCTCGCCTTCAGCGAAGTGCTGCGCGTGATCGCGGGCTCCTGGACATCGGTAACAGGCGGGCCGGTCGGTCTCTCCGTGCCGTTCTCTCCAGACAGCTTCTGGCTCCTGCAGTTCAAGAGCACGATGCCCTATTACTACATCATGCTGGGCGCGCTCGTCGTCATCTCAGGCGTCTTCGTCTGGGTGCGCCATAGCAGCCTCGGTTACCGGCTGCGCGCCTTGAAGGAAAATCCCGAGGCTGCCGAGGTCGTCGGCGTCAACACCACGCAGGTGAAGATCACAGCGGCCGTCATTTCCGCGGCGCTCACGGCGACGCTCGGCACCCTCTACGCTCAGTTCACGTATTTCTTCGATCCGGAAGCCGTTTTCGGCATCATCCCGATCTCTGTACGTGCGGCGATCATCGCCATTCTGGGTGGTGCCGGAACCGTGGTCGGACCGATCATCGGAGCCTTTCTGATCGTGCCGATGGAGGAGATGGCGAATGTGCTTCTGTCTTCGCGCGGCGCCGGCCTGTCGCAGCTTGCTTTCGGCGTGATGTTGATCGCCATCATCCTGATCGAACCGCGCGGCATCCTCGCCTTGATCACCAACGGCGTCTCCCGCCTTCGCCGGAGGAAGTCGTCATGA
- a CDS encoding ABC transporter ATP-binding protein — protein sequence MRQAILEVDGISKHFGGLAALDSVSFDVAPGEIVGLIGPNGAGKSTLFSTLVGLHKPTDGIVRLEGEDITGLKPHKVAARGLTKTFQNVALFMEATVLDNVLIGGLLRANVHDARELAKTCLARVGLAEIAGKKAADLSFPERARVEVARALATKPKGLLLDEVMAALNRVEMEEIMDLIRSLSRDGLAVVVVEHHMHAIMTLCERIVVLNFGKKIAEGTPEEIARHPEVVRAYLGQEYE from the coding sequence ATGAGACAGGCGATCCTCGAAGTCGATGGCATCAGCAAGCATTTCGGCGGCCTGGCGGCCCTCGACAGCGTGTCCTTCGATGTCGCGCCCGGCGAGATCGTCGGTCTCATCGGTCCGAACGGTGCCGGAAAATCGACGCTCTTCAGCACGCTCGTCGGCCTGCACAAGCCGACGGACGGCATCGTGCGTCTCGAAGGCGAGGACATTACCGGTCTGAAGCCGCACAAGGTGGCGGCCCGCGGTCTCACCAAGACCTTTCAGAACGTCGCTCTCTTCATGGAGGCGACGGTGCTCGACAACGTGCTGATCGGCGGCCTTCTTCGGGCCAATGTCCATGATGCGCGCGAGCTCGCAAAAACCTGTCTCGCGCGAGTGGGTCTTGCGGAGATCGCGGGCAAGAAGGCGGCCGACCTTTCGTTTCCTGAAAGGGCGCGGGTGGAGGTGGCCCGGGCTTTGGCGACGAAGCCGAAGGGCCTCCTCCTCGATGAGGTGATGGCGGCGCTCAACCGCGTGGAGATGGAAGAGATCATGGATCTCATCCGGTCCTTGAGCCGCGACGGTCTCGCCGTCGTCGTCGTCGAGCATCACATGCATGCCATCATGACGCTGTGCGAACGCATCGTCGTTTTGAATTTCGGCAAGAAGATCGCCGAAGGCACGCCTGAAGAAATTGCCAGACATCCAGAGGTCGTGCGGGCCTATCTCGGGCAGGAATATGAATGA